One Vicia villosa cultivar HV-30 ecotype Madison, WI linkage group LG5, Vvil1.0, whole genome shotgun sequence genomic window, TCTTGTTTACACCGAACATTTCCTTCTCCCTTACGCCATCATCTTCTCatcataacaaataaataaatatgataaaaggCCTTTTCTTTTCACTTTATAGCTAGAAATGTTagtatatttttctgattttttatttgtttgtgaAATTATCTGATTTTGTTTAGAGTGGGTTTGAATGAGGTAGTTGAAATTTTTGAGAATTTAGAATTCTAAGAAATTAAAcaattcaattaaaatttattcaattttaaagTCTTTTGCTTGGATAGAGTGGTAAATTAGTCATTGTCAATTTTCTTGGGTCATTTTAATAAATTTgagtttaatttaaaatataaaaaataaaaaccaatTTGTATCTTTTAAAAATTTGGAGAAACTAAtccataaaatttgaaaattattaagaACTTAttgacaatttttaaaatttttagagaatttgaaattttcataaaatatgaggactattttaccaaatttaaatattaataagcaACAATTTAACATTCATATTATATAgaagggttattaccattttcgCCCCCTGTCATATAGGCGACTTTTGGTTTACCTCCTTGTAAATTTTTTTGTTGTAAAAAACTAATCTTGCCTTACGAAGATTCTGTCAATTTAAACTTTGACAAGAAATAACTAACCTTACCATATGACGATTCTGTCAATTTAAACCTTAGCAGGAAATGACAAACGTCGCATGCTTATGTGACAGATTTAGTGGcacttcttttgttttttttaattccagTTAAGCTGAAGtggattaattatttttattttgaatcatATTAAATGTCACGTTggtatttaatttattatattttaaattttaaaaatttaaaagatgtgaaatttcaaattttatgtAAAGATGGATGTTGAACTCACTCCCTCCCTCAATGTCCCAtgcagttaaactatatattaaaattaatatacaaTTAGTATAATATGTCAAACAAATAAATATGCAAAAATTAATTTGTCAAACAATTAGTATAATATGTTAACAATTAGTATTATATGTCAAACTATAAAAGTGAAATTAATATACAGTCAAACAATTAGTAtaatatatgtcaaaaattaatttcattttatttattcaaatatatattatatgttataaACTATTATAtagtaaaaattaattatagattatttattaaaatatatacaatatatttaaaattaatttcaatttattacaatataattttaaatcttttaaatttttaaaacttaaaataataataaactaaaaacCAACGTgacatttaaaattattcaaaataaaaataataaagccaTGTCAGCttagttaaaataaaaaaaaataaaaaaaaagtgccACTAAGCATGCCACATAAGCATGTTGTCTGTGTCATTTTCTGCCAAGGTTTAAATTGACAGAATCTTCGTATGACAAGAGTAGTTATTTTCTGCCAAGCTTTAATTTGACATAATATTCATATGGCAAGATTAGTTATTTTCTTGCCAAGGTTTAAATTGACAGAATCTTTATATGACAATgttagttttacaaaaaaaataaaattacaggGAGGTAAACCAAAAGTCGCCGATATGACAGATGTCAAAAATGGTAATAACCTTATATAGAGTGAAGAAAcaatttcaaattatttattattctatatcatttgaaattctttaaatttaaattaaataaaatacttcaaaaaTTTATATCATTATAACAATTTCTTATATTTtctatccaaacaataaattttcatcaattcattttaaattttttcaaaaaagttatttttcctcatgtttcatccaaacataattttaatatttttttaatattatttgaagtaattcaatttttttctatCATATCACGTCTATATGTTTTGTTAAATTTATATGCATTAACGGTATTAGGTTCCTCACAAATTACACCATAAATAATCTTATTTTTTTTGTACtcttaaaatatttaaacaaataagTCCAAAAAGTTTATACAGATATTTGAGAGTTCATGCGTGGTTTGAAGTATTGAGAAGAAGGAAGTAGaaggttttataaaaaataaataaacagagAAAATGGATAAATCTTAAATACCTTTTTAGGAATTTTTcatagaaaaataaatgaatatttattattaatacatttttaatatttaaattattattataataataataataataatataaattgaatttaaataatgaaaCTTTACgtgataaataattttaatatttaaattattaaaatattataaattgaatttaaatagtTAAACTTAAGTGACAAATATGTTAGAGCAAGAAGTTGCTTGCTCTATGAGAAATATAAGaaataagaataaaagaaataaagataaaaattgaGTGGAGAAAATGAAGAACTATAATATATAATGCACCGATTGATTATACAAATTGTGTTTGTACCTTTTAGCACAAGGACTAACTAACATACAAAGTTACTAAAAGTTGGTTTTAACTACCAACTAATCTTTtgtgtcaaaaaaaaaaactaccaaCTAATCTTATAACTaactttttaaattgaattaactAACCGCGTGCTCTCTAAAATTAATCATATGTCATTCATTTGATAGCAAACACTCTCAATCAATTTCTTAACTCTTTGGTTAACATATTTGCAACTTGTGCATTTGTATGTTATTGTGTAACATTTAATTTTCTTTGATTGATTGCTCCTTCAAAAATAAACCTTACCTCGATATATTTGATCCGGTTATGCAAAACATTGTTTTTTTTGCTAGATTGATAACTAACTTGTTATATTTTAGAGTTTGATTAATTTCATGACTGCAATCTTCAACTCCTTTAGGGATTATTCCATCCATATGGATTGACATATACCATAAGATCCTCATATGTACTTCGATAAACATGAGGAAAGAGTCACACTTAGTTGTTTCTTTGAGCATCAAGAAATTGGTGAGTCGCAAAACTTAAAGTAGTATTTTTTCGATCAATTTTATAATCACATCATTTTACATATGAATAGTATATGATCTCTGataatgattaaaaaaatcttaaatatacTTATTTTACACAAATCTAGAATTGGTTGAGATATCAAATATTTTAGAGAAAAATGGATATACACGGacggtgtaaaatatttttacactgtaaaatatttttacactgtcaatcaatcacaaccatatatttaaataaaaaacaattttaattttaaaaaactaatatgacatgacaaatgtaaaaattttgataaaaaaaatgatgaagtATAATCTATATTGCATATAGAAGGTGTGCTTGCACCTTTTATGTAACCAACATATAAAATTAGTCCCTATCTATCATACAAACAAAGTTAATGTCATAAATAacactcttttatttattatcattctAAGATcaattgttttaataaaaaatattaatggtCTGTTTTAAGTTTCTTCTGAAAGATCCATAGTAAACCAATAATAGTATATAGATATATgactaattataatattaatttttaattttttactaaCTATACGTTTTATAGAAGTGGCATCCATACACCAAAATACAAAATAagataataaataaacaatagaATAATATTCTATGtaattgatattatttcttatttataCTAGCCTCCATATGAGCACGGGACTGTCTGCttgtttttttaaatacataTGCATAAAAAAGATaatgatgattttttttaattttgatttcacttgaaattatttgtatatttgaatttttgacatgtgtatgtgaatattatgtatgaTTGAAAGttagaattagttttttttaataattaattattttcaattgtgTATAATAATATTCAAATATAAAATGGAGGGAGTAGCTATTTTTTATTTCAGTAACTTCTAGACAGTTATTTTGGCCGAAAAATTCTAACACTGTTGTATGTATCTATAAATAAACTACTTCAGATTGTTGCAGTTACGAAGTCGTTACATTCATTTATTTTTCGTTTTTGCTCCGATTTACTCCAATTTCTAATTTCATCCCAATGGAAAGAGACGGTTATAGAAACACCACCGCTGGCCGTAACAGTAACCGTGGCGGTGGCGGTCATGGTCGTGGCAGAGGAAGAGAGTTTCATCAGCAATCAAGTGCCGGTGGTGGTGGCAGAGGAAGAGGAAGGGAGTTTTACCATCATCAAGAAACCGGTGCCGGTAATGGCGGTGGCAGAGGAAGAGGAAGGGAGTTTTACCAGCATCAAGAAACCGGTGCCGGTAATGGCGGTGGCAGAAGAAGAGGAAGGGATTTTTACCAGCATCAAGAAACCGGTACCGGTAATGGCGGTGGCAGAGGAAGAGCAAGAGATTTTTACCAGCATCAAGAAACCGGTGCCGGTAATGGCGGTGGCAGAGGAAGAGGAAGGGAGTTTTACCAGCATCAAGAAACCGGTGCCGGTAATGGCGGTGGCAGAGGAAGAGGAAGGGATTTTTACCAGCATCAAGAAACCGGTACCGGTAATGGCGGTGGCAGAGGAAGAGCAAGAGATTTTTACCAGCATCAAGAAACCGGTGCCGGTAATGGTGGTGGCAGAGGAAGAGCAAGAGATTTTTATCAGCGTCAAGAAACCAGCGCCGGTAATGGTGGTGGCAGAGGAAGGGGAAGAGAGTTTCATCAGCATCAAGAAACCAGTTCCGGTGGTGGTGGCAGAGGAAGGCAGTTTCATCAGCAACAAGAAACTAGTGCCGGTGGTCGCGGTAGTGGAAGAGAGTTTCATCAGCCAGAAGAaaccggtgctgatggtggtggagCCGGAGGGTTACAACCTCAACCACAAAACTGTTGGTCGCGAAGGCCTAATATCACTAAGCACACCAATCTTCAACCTCAAGTCCAAACTCATCCACTTCCAGGTGTTTGATCTTTTTTCTAAGAGAAAATTTTCATTTTCTTGTTTCACTTCAGTACCCTAATGCATGttataaataattttacattTGATACAAATTGATTTCTATAAAATTTCACTACAAAATTACAATATTGATGAGGCAAATAGTGCATAGAAATTGTCAAAATATCAACTTATATATGATTATATCGAATGAGGGAAGACGATTTACTTTGCAGATATTGGATCTCTGAAAGTAAAAGAGCAGCCAGAGGAAAGTCCAACAACTAGACCCATACGCCGGCCTGACAAGGGCGGGACAGAGTATATTCGCAAATGCAAACTTCATGTGAATCATTTTCCGGTTACCTACGAACCAGAAAAAACTATCATGCACTACGATGTCGATGTGAAACCTACTTTGCCGCCCAGAAATAATTTTTCTCCTCCAAAGAAGATTTCCAAGTTTGAGTTATCTTTAATCAGAAACAAATTGCTTACTGAGAGACCGCTTTTGTTGATGACTGCTTATGATGGAGGATCGAACATCTATAGTGCTAGTGAATTGCCTGAAGAAACTCTTACTGTCGAAGTCTCAAGAGGAGAAGGCGAAAGAACTGTTTCTTATACAGTTACTATAAAGCTGGTGAACAAACTCGAGCTTCGCATGTTGAGAGATTACATTAGGGGCGGAGCGTATTCCATTCCAAGGGATATTTTACAGGGAATGGACTTGGTGGTAAAAGAGAATCCAACAAGACGCACAATTGCTTTAGGACGACGTTTTTTCCCCACTAATCCTACCCTGAAAGAGATGGATCTCACACGGGGAGTAATTGCAATTGGAGGGTTTCATCATAGTCTCAAGACCACAGCTCAAGGTTTATCTTTGTGTCTTGACTATTCAGTTTTGCCTTTTTCAAAGAAAATGCCAGTCCTAGATTTCCTCGTTGAGCGTATCAATAATTTCAATTTGAATCAGTTTGAGAAATTTAGGAAAGTTGTCGAGAAGGAACTCGTTGGATTGAAAGTGAATGTCATTCACAGATTCACCAAACAAAAGTACACCATTACAGGGTTAACACGTGAAAAAACACGCGATATCACTTTCCTTTGTGTGGACCAAGAGGGCCAAAACCCCCCTAGCAGAAAATATCTTACTGACTACTTTAGAGAAAAACACTCCTTTCATATAAAAAACACAGATATTCCTGCATTGGTTTTCGGGGGCAACAAGGCTAATTATATGCCTATGGAGCTCTGCGTCTTGGTTGAAGGTCAGAGATATCCCACAGACAGTCTGGATCTCTTTGCTTCCACGAAGCTGAAAAACATGTCCTTGGCTAGTCCAAAGGATAGAAAATCTTCAATAGAATTGATGATGACGTCCCCTGTTGGACCGCGCAGGTAATATAGTTATATTACAATTTACAGTCATTTTTGAACTTATACTTTGTGATCTTTATAATCAGATGCCTAACAGAATTTTTTTTGACAGCGGTGATATTCTTCAGAATTTTGGAATGGATGTCATACCTTCCATGACAAATGTGACCGGACGTGTAATTGCGCCTCCAATATTGAAGTTAGGTGATCCAAATGGAAAGAGTGGTACTGTGAATCTGAGTCTGGAGAAATGTCATTGGAATTTAGTCGGAAAGTCAATGGTAGATGGAAAACCTGTTGAGCATTGGGGTATCCTTGATTTTACCAGCAAGGGATCTATCCACAAATTTAATCGTGGTCAGTTTGTAAAAGATCTTAAGGAAAAGTACAAGAAGTTGGCTATTGACATGAAGGATCCTATTTTGTATGAGGAATCTGAAATGAAGCAACTTGGGGATTACAATTCACTGTCTAAATTACTTGAGCGAATAAGTCAACAGCGGCTGCAGTTTCTTCTTTGTGTGATGGACAAAAGGGTTGAAGGTTACAAGCGCCTCAAGTGGATTGCTGAGACCAAGGTTGGCATAGTGACACAATGCTGCTTATCTAATAAAAGCAATCCTAATAAAGGGAAAGACCAGTATTTAACAAATCTTGCTCTAAAAATCAATGCGAAAATT contains:
- the LOC131602512 gene encoding protein argonaute 2-like; translated protein: MERDGYRNTTAGRNSNRGGGGHGRGRGREFHQQSSAGGGGRGRGREFYHHQETGAGNGGGRGRGREFYQHQETGAGNGGGRRRGRDFYQHQETGTGNGGGRGRARDFYQHQETGAGNGGGRGRGREFYQHQETGAGNGGGRGRGRDFYQHQETGTGNGGGRGRARDFYQHQETGAGNGGGRGRARDFYQRQETSAGNGGGRGRGREFHQHQETSSGGGGRGRQFHQQQETSAGGRGSGREFHQPEETGADGGGAGGLQPQPQNCWSRRPNITKHTNLQPQVQTHPLPDIGSLKVKEQPEESPTTRPIRRPDKGGTEYIRKCKLHVNHFPVTYEPEKTIMHYDVDVKPTLPPRNNFSPPKKISKFELSLIRNKLLTERPLLLMTAYDGGSNIYSASELPEETLTVEVSRGEGERTVSYTVTIKLVNKLELRMLRDYIRGGAYSIPRDILQGMDLVVKENPTRRTIALGRRFFPTNPTLKEMDLTRGVIAIGGFHHSLKTTAQGLSLCLDYSVLPFSKKMPVLDFLVERINNFNLNQFEKFRKVVEKELVGLKVNVIHRFTKQKYTITGLTREKTRDITFLCVDQEGQNPPSRKYLTDYFREKHSFHIKNTDIPALVFGGNKANYMPMELCVLVEGQRYPTDSLDLFASTKLKNMSLASPKDRKSSIELMMTSPVGPRSGDILQNFGMDVIPSMTNVTGRVIAPPILKLGDPNGKSGTVNLSLEKCHWNLVGKSMVDGKPVEHWGILDFTSKGSIHKFNRGQFVKDLKEKYKKLAIDMKDPILYEESEMKQLGDYNSLSKLLERISQQRLQFLLCVMDKRVEGYKRLKWIAETKVGIVTQCCLSNKSNPNKGKDQYLTNLALKINAKIGGSNVELLNRIPHFENDRHVMFIGADVNHPGSQDIESPSIAAVVATINWPAANRYAARVFAQERRMEKILHFGRVCLDLVTHYAKLNKARPEKIVIFRDGVSESQFYMVLTEELKDLKTAFESINYSPSITLIVAQKRHQTRLFPVSANGVCTGNVFPGTVVDTDVVHPFEFDFYLCSHNGSLGTSKPTHYHVLWDENKFSSDDLQKLIYNLCFTFARCTKPVSLVPPVYYADLAAYRGRLYYEAKKSANRNDELFSELHPNTENMMFFV